Genomic window (Gemmatimonadota bacterium):
GCGTCCAGCGTCTCGTTTCCCGTCGTTTGTTCAAGGGAACGCAGGGCGTCTCGTGTTGCGGTGAGGAGGTAGCGCCAGCCGCGGCGTCGCATCACGGCGACGGTGGCTTCTGCCCCATCTCCTTCGGGTCCCACGGCGAGAAAGAAGGCCGTGTCGGCGTGGCCCCGTGGGGGCAGGCGAACCTCGCGGCGGATCACGTAGGACCCGTCGGTGACGTCGATGGTTGAGGTCCCATCGGCCCCGATCGCCAGGGACGCCAGCCCCGGAACAGCACTGCCGGAGAGAACGACAGCGTCCGTGGTGCCGCGGCGCACGGCGTGCGCATCGAGGAACGGTCGCGGGACCCGCACGCGCAGCTGACGGTGCCCGAGGGTCCCGTCCAGCCCAACCGTCAGTCGCTTGGCGGTGGCGGAGCGATTCTCGAAAGCCAGGGCATACACGGCACCGGCCGTATCTGCGTCGCGACCGTAGGGGGCGAACACGGTCGCCCGCACGATCACATCACCGATCGTGGCGGTGAAGGTCGGGAGCCAACCGTAGGCACGCTCCCAGACGAGACCTTCGGCCGCCCACGCCACGGGGACGCCGTCAATCGCAAGGAATGGCTTGGCAAGTGCGGGCGCATTCCCCTCGCTGAACTCCTCCCCCCCAGCGAACTCAACCGCGGCCCGCGCCGCGCGGTGGATCACCCCGATGGCGTGGAGGGACCCGTCCGTGGGATGGATGCACGGGAGGGCAATCCAGTGATTGCCGGTGATCTGCCAGGGAACGGACGGGACGGGAATCGGCTGCACGTACGGGGGGCGGGCTGAAGGAAGAGCGCAAGTTAGCGTGTCTCTGGGCTGTGGCGCGCCGGAACCGACGGCGATTACCCGGGGTCGTACGATCCCTCGTCCCCCAAGGTGTATCTTTCGCGCCCGCATGAGCTTCCCATTCCCAGTACTACGCTCCTTCGCCGTCCGGGGCCTGATTCGCCGGGCCACCGCCGCCGCGGCCGTGCTGTCCCTGCCGACTGCCCTGCACGCGCAGCGCGTCCTGGGGCCCACCACCGATGCCACCGTTGTCCCGCGGGGGATGCTTCGCGTCACGACCGGCCCCGAGTGGGCGCGCGGCCATGAGCGCTACTCCGCGGGACGCGGACGCGTCCCGAAGGGTGAGCTCGAACCGTTCGCCGCGGACTTCAACGTAGACTCCCTTGGGCCCAGCCAGGTGCCGGCGCTGGCGGCGGTGAGCGCTGGGGTGCGTAGCATCGTTGGGGGAACGAACGGGCTCCCCGTGACGCTCGGCGCCCTCGAGAGCCGCTTTGACGTGTCGGTCGCGCGTACACCGATCCACGTGGAGTACGGGGTGACGCGTCGGCTAACCGTCGGCGCCATGTTTCCGCTCGTGAAAACCTGGACGGAGGTATCCGTCCAACCCAACAAGAGCCGCGACGGATCCACCGTGGGGCTCAATCCTCGCGGCTACGGCACCAACCAAACCGTCGTGTCGCAACTGCAGGCTGCGGCGCAGGCGCTCGGCCAGCTACTCCAATCGTGCTCCGGCAGCACGGCGCCGGAATGCACGGCGGTGAACGCCGATCGTGCACGCGCACAAGCGCTGGTGCAGTCCGCGGCGGCGGCGGCAACGGGCGTCGAGGCGGTGTACGGCACGTCGGCGGCGAAACCGGGGAGTCGGTTTGCCCCCGCGGACAGCTCAATACTCCAGCGTTCGATCGCCTCGCGGCTGGGGGCCCTCTCCGCTGACTTCGCCACCTTCCTTGGTGCCCCGACGGGTGGGACCGGGTGGATCACGGCCCGTCCGGTGGGGGCGACACAGTTCAGCTGGGGGAATCTCCAACGTGTCCTGACGGACACCGCGTATGGGATCGGTGCCGACTCGCTCATTTCGGTGGGAATGAACCGCCTCGGCGACGTCGAGGTTGGGGGACGTTTCCTCGTGTTCGACGGCATCGGGGGTGTCCCCCAGTTGGCCAGGCCCACCGGGGTCCGACTGCGACTCGCGATCGAAGGCGTGATGCGATTCGGGACCGCTACGCGTGATTCGATTCACCATTTTGCCGACGTGGGCACGGGGGACGGACAGCGTGACCTCGAGGGTCGCGTCATGGCCGACCTCCTGTTTGGCCGACGGGCATGGGCGAGCGTGTCCGCGCGGTACACGGTGCAGCAGGCCGACGAGCTCCGACAACGCGTCCCCGAGTCGGTTGACGACCCGTTTCCCGGCGCGTCGCGCATCGCCGTGCTCCAGCGAGACCTCGGCGACGCCGTCGCAGTGGAGGTCTCGCCGCGCTACGTCGTCTCCGACAACCTCGGCCTCAGCGCCACCTGGCAGCTCTACCGCAAGGGGTCGGACCGCTACACCGGGAGTGCCGGCACCGACCTCTCCCTGCTCGAGACCGGCAGCGACCAGGTGTTGCAGCGCGCCCTCGTGTCCGTCACGTACTCCACGATGGCGCAGTACTTTCAACAGAAGGCTCGCACGCCGATGGAAGTCAGCCTGACCGTCGGACGCTCGTTGGCCGGCTCCGGCGGACTAATGAAGCAGTCCGTCACGGCGTTGACGGTTCGGGTCTACAACCAACTGCTGGAGGGTCGGCGATGAACAGGCGTTCGGTCGTGTGCGTCCTCGTGCTGGCCGCGTGCAGCGCGACCCTCGATGCCCCCCCGCCCGAGGCACCGGCGATTGCCGTTGCCGTCGCCCCGCAATCGGTGACCTTTCGCGCGGGCACGACCTCACCCATAGTGCAGGTCGTGTTGAGCCGGAACACCACCGCCACCCAGGCCGTGCAGCTTTCCCTCACCGGGTTACCCACGGGCGTGCGCGCGACCCTGACGCCGTCGAACATGGCGCTGAGCGACCGCACCGCCACCCTTGAGCTGCTGGCAACGGCCACGGCCCCGGCCGGGACGTCACTCGTGACGATCAAGGCCGAGAGCGGGACCTTGTCGGTGACCTCGCAACTGAGCGTGACGGTACAGCCGCCGAGCTGACCGCGCTGTCAACGAGCCGGGCCGTCGGACGTCGTCAGGAGCTCCCGCGCGTGCCGCAGGCCTGCGGTGCTCTCCGCCCCACCGAGCATGCGCGCAACCTCGCGGATCCGGTCACGTCCCTCGACACGCTGGAGGTCCGCGGTGGTGACGCCGGCATCGGCCGACTTGGTCACCACCACATGCGCATGCGCCCGGGCGGCCACCTGGGCGAGGTGCGTGATGACCAGCACCTGGTGATCCCCCGCCACGCGCTGCAGCAGGAGTCCCAGCTGTGTCGCCACGCGCCCCCCCACCCCGGCATCGACCTCATCGAACACCAGGGTGGGCACCCGGTGCGTCCGGGTCAGCACGGTCGTCAGGGCCAGCATCACGCGGGAGAGTTCCCCACCCGAGGCCACACGGGCGAGGGGGCGCGGGTCGTGCCCCAGGTTCAACGAGGTGACGAACGAGACATCTTCCCCTCCCTGCCGTGTCGGTTCCGCGAGCGGGGTGAGGGCCACGGCAAAACGGCCGTCCACGAGCCCGAGGTCCGGGAACACCCGCGTCACCTGCTCAGACAAACGACCGGCAGCTTCCGCGCGCGCCGCCCGCAACGCGGTCGTCGCCGCGGCGAGATCTCGCTCGCAGCCGGCCACGCGCTGCGCCAGCGCCCCAAGGTCGGTGGCCGCGGTATCGAGCAGGTCCAGTTCGCCCTGGGCCGTGGCCAGGGCCGCCAACACTTCCTCGATGGTGCCACCATGTTTCCGCACCAGGCGATCCACCAGGTCGCGCCGACGCTCCACCTCCGCGAGGCGCCCGGGGTCGGCCTCGAGCGCCCCCTCGTAGTGCGTGAGGTCGCGGGCGGCGTCTTTCAGCTGGTCCATGACCCCCTCCAGCTGACCGACGAGGGCTTCGAGCGATGGATCCAGTCGGGCCGCCGCGGCGAGCACCCGGCGCGCCTGGCCTAACGAATCCACGGTACTCCCCTCGTCGCCATCGAGGGTGGCCAGTGCCTGCCCCACGTGCAGTCGCAGCTCCTCGACGTGCGCCAGGCGCCGCGCTTCTTCCGCCAGGCGTGCCTCCTCACCGGCAACCAAGCGCGCATCGGCGATTTCCTGGACCACGTGCCGCAGGTAGTCCGCGCGCTTGATCGCCTCGCTGCGACGGCGCGTCAGTCGCTCGATCTGCGTCCGGACGGCCACCAGCGCATCGAAGGCCGCGGCCACCCGGTCCCGGAGCGGAAGGGCGCCCGCAAACCGGTCAACGATCTCGCGCTGGACCTCGGGATCCAGCAACCCCCGAGCGTCGTGCTGGCCGTGGATGTTGATGAGCTGCGCGCCAACCTGGGCGAGCGAGGTCGTCGTCACCGACACGTCGTTCACCCAGGCGCGGCTACGTCCCGCGGCAGAGACCTCGCGGCGCAAGACCACGCGCCCTTCGTCCAGCGCAATCCCCTGCGCGTCGAGCATGGGTGCGAGGGCATCGACCGCCGCACCGGCGAAACTCGCCGCAACGCTCAGTCGGTCGCACCCGGTGCGCACGTCGTCCGCGCTGGCACGGCCACCAGACAACAAGCCGAGTGCCTCGACGATGATCGACTTGCCCGCCCCGGTCTCGCCGGTCAGCACATTGAACCCAGGGGACAGCGCGAGGGTCACGCTGTCGACGATGGCCAGGTTGCGAATCGAGAGTTCCGTCAGCACGTCGGCTCGCCGCGGCTCAGGCCCCGCCCCACCCGAGCTTGTGGCGCATGCGGGCGAAGAAGGTGGTCTCGGGAAAGCGCACCAACTCCACGCGCCGCTCCGCCCGGCGAACGGACAGGACATCGCCGTGCACGAACTCAGCGCTTTCCTGTCCATCCACCGTGAGGAGTTGCTCGCTCTCATCATCCGCGACACGCAGGCTCACCGTCGCCCCGGGGGCCAGCAGCAGCGGGCGCACACTGAGGGTATGCGGGGAAATGGGCGTCAGGATGATCGAGTCCAACTCGGGAGAGACGATGGGCCCACCGGAGGACAGCGAGTACGCGCTGGAACCCGTCGGCGTCGCCACAATCAATCCGTCGGCCGCGTACGACGCGATGCGCTCCCCATTGGCATCGATCACCAGGCGGATGACGCGGGCCTTGCCGCCCTGGTGCAGCACGACGTCGTTCAGGGCAAACCAGCTCTCGAGGTCCACCCCACTCCGCGACAACTGGGCCTCAAGCATCATGCGGGACTCGGACACGTAGTCACCCTCGGCAAAGCGACGAATGGCCGTCTCCGCCTCATCGCCCCCGCACGCCGTGAGGAAACCCAACCGACCGAGGTTGACGCCCAGCACCGGCGCGGTGCGCCCGGCCAGGACCCGCGCGCCGCGCAGGAAGGTCCCATCGCCGCCTAACGTCACCAGGCCGTCGACCTGCTCGGGGTCATCCATCCGCATCGCCTGCGGGACCAACTCATGCAGGGTGGGTTCGAAAGCCAAGGCCACTCCCGCGGCCGGCGCCACGCGCAGGAGGCGATCGAGGAAGGACGCAAGCTCCGGATACTCCCGGTTGCCGACGACGCCGAGCACCTTCATCCGGCGACCGCCTCGCTGCCATGAACCGCACGCACCCGGTCCGCAATGCCCGCCGCGTCCAACCCGCAGGCGGCCAGCTGTCGTGTCCGCGAGGCCGCGTAGATGATCCGGTCCGGCACGCCGTGCGCCACCACGCGCACGGCAGGGTCCATGCGCTGGACCACCGACGCCATGTACGCGCCAAAGCCGTTGATCACCGTCCCTTCTTCCACCACGAGCAGCGCCTGGTGATCGACCAGCAGCCCCTGCAGCGTCGCCTCGTCGTACGGCTTGAGGAAGCGTGCATTCACCACCGTCACGTGCAGCCCTTCGGTGGCCAGGGTCTCCGCCGCCTCGAGGGCCGTGCGCACCATCGTCCCGACCGCGAGGATCGCCACCTCACTCCCCTTCCTCAACACCTCCCAGCTCCCGACCGGGATCGCCGCGATGTCCCGCATGGGCCCCACGATGTCCGGCGCCGCGTCGCGCGGGTACCGGAGCGCAAAGGGACCCTCGTGGCCGACCCCGGTGCGAAGCAGCGCGAGCATCTCGGTCCCGTCCTTGGGAGCGGACACCACAACGTTAGGCACGGCGAGCAGGTACGCGATGTCGTAGAGCCCCATGTGCGTCTCGCCATCCTCGCCGACCAACCCCGCCCGATCCATGCACAGCGTCACTGGCAGGTTCTGGATCGCGACGTCATGGATGATGTTGTCGTACGCCCGCTGCAGGAACGTCGAGTAGATCGCCGCCACGGGGCGCACGCCGCGCGTCGCCATCCCGGCGGCGAAGGTGATCGCATGCCCCTCGGCGATGCCCACGTCGAAGAAGCGCTGGGGATGAGCCTTCGCCACGAGCCCGGTCCCCGTGCCGCCGGGCATCGCGGCGGTAATGGTCACCACGCGGGCGTCCTCCTCCATCAGCTCCGACAGGCCGCGGCCGAACACCGCCGTATAGGCCGGGTTGGCGGTCGAAGCCTTGAGCTGCTTGCCCGTGGCCGGGTCGTGCCCAGGGGGGAGGGCATGCCACTTCTCCCCATGTTCCCCGGCCGGGAAACCGCGTCCCTTTTGCGTGACCACGTGCACGAGGCGCGGGCCTCCCATCGCACGCACCGCCCCCAAGGTGTCGACGAGCTGCCCGAGGTCGTGCCCATCGATCGGGCCGAAGTAGCGGAAGCCCAACTCCTCGAACAACACGCCCGGCGTCAGGAAGGACTTCACGCTC
Coding sequences:
- a CDS encoding 1-deoxy-D-xylulose-5-phosphate synthase, yielding MSCLDRISEPSDLKRCAREELPQVAEEVRQRIIDVCSRTGGHIGAGLGVVELTVALHYVFDTPTDQVVWDVGHQGYPHKVLTGRNAQLETLRQEGGVSGFLKRSESPYDAFGAGHAATSISAALGIAAGRDVLGDGYKVVAVIGDGSLTSGLAYEALNNAGHSDRDIIVILNDNEMSIAPNVGAMSKYLTQVQRNPIYNRVRSKIGELIEKNHAIETLVRKWEESVKSFLTPGVLFEELGFRYFGPIDGHDLGQLVDTLGAVRAMGGPRLVHVVTQKGRGFPAGEHGEKWHALPPGHDPATGKQLKASTANPAYTAVFGRGLSELMEEDARVVTITAAMPGGTGTGLVAKAHPQRFFDVGIAEGHAITFAAGMATRGVRPVAAIYSTFLQRAYDNIIHDVAIQNLPVTLCMDRAGLVGEDGETHMGLYDIAYLLAVPNVVVSAPKDGTEMLALLRTGVGHEGPFALRYPRDAAPDIVGPMRDIAAIPVGSWEVLRKGSEVAILAVGTMVRTALEAAETLATEGLHVTVVNARFLKPYDEATLQGLLVDHQALLVVEEGTVINGFGAYMASVVQRMDPAVRVVAHGVPDRIIYAASRTRQLAACGLDAAGIADRVRAVHGSEAVAG
- a CDS encoding NAD(+)/NADH kinase, translating into MKVLGVVGNREYPELASFLDRLLRVAPAAGVALAFEPTLHELVPQAMRMDDPEQVDGLVTLGGDGTFLRGARVLAGRTAPVLGVNLGRLGFLTACGGDEAETAIRRFAEGDYVSESRMMLEAQLSRSGVDLESWFALNDVVLHQGGKARVIRLVIDANGERIASYAADGLIVATPTGSSAYSLSSGGPIVSPELDSIILTPISPHTLSVRPLLLAPGATVSLRVADDESEQLLTVDGQESAEFVHGDVLSVRRAERRVELVRFPETTFFARMRHKLGWGGA
- the recN gene encoding DNA repair protein RecN, whose product is MLTELSIRNLAIVDSVTLALSPGFNVLTGETGAGKSIIVEALGLLSGGRASADDVRTGCDRLSVAASFAGAAVDALAPMLDAQGIALDEGRVVLRREVSAAGRSRAWVNDVSVTTTSLAQVGAQLINIHGQHDARGLLDPEVQREIVDRFAGALPLRDRVAAAFDALVAVRTQIERLTRRRSEAIKRADYLRHVVQEIADARLVAGEEARLAEEARRLAHVEELRLHVGQALATLDGDEGSTVDSLGQARRVLAAAARLDPSLEALVGQLEGVMDQLKDAARDLTHYEGALEADPGRLAEVERRRDLVDRLVRKHGGTIEEVLAALATAQGELDLLDTAATDLGALAQRVAGCERDLAAATTALRAARAEAAGRLSEQVTRVFPDLGLVDGRFAVALTPLAEPTRQGGEDVSFVTSLNLGHDPRPLARVASGGELSRVMLALTTVLTRTHRVPTLVFDEVDAGVGGRVATQLGLLLQRVAGDHQVLVITHLAQVAARAHAHVVVTKSADAGVTTADLQRVEGRDRIREVARMLGGAESTAGLRHARELLTTSDGPAR